A stretch of Stenotrophomonas indicatrix DNA encodes these proteins:
- a CDS encoding L,D-transpeptidase family protein gives MNLLLARLASAALLLVAAAALHAAPLDNARQLIVVTSETWDSTQGQLQAFVRDGKHWRRHGQAFPVALGRTGSAWGLGLHPAQNDGPQKQEGDGRSPAGVFALGSAFGYAITRPGTAMTYQPMLESSYCMDVPASPFYNRIVDAKKVGSAAIAGSTEPMRLDLHNQGDVRYREGFVMAHNPDNQPGKGSCIFAHLWRQPGEATAGCTAMPEVRMQALLDWLRPQDTPRFVLLPRAEYQRLQAQWKLPALEGAVR, from the coding sequence ATGAACCTGCTGCTGGCCCGCCTTGCATCTGCCGCGCTGCTGCTCGTTGCCGCAGCTGCTCTCCACGCTGCCCCACTGGACAACGCTCGCCAACTGATCGTGGTCACCAGCGAGACCTGGGACAGCACGCAGGGCCAGCTGCAGGCCTTCGTGCGCGACGGCAAGCACTGGCGCAGGCACGGCCAGGCCTTCCCGGTGGCGCTGGGTCGCACCGGCAGTGCCTGGGGCCTGGGCCTGCATCCTGCCCAGAACGACGGTCCGCAGAAACAGGAAGGCGATGGCCGCAGTCCGGCCGGTGTGTTCGCGCTGGGCAGCGCGTTCGGCTATGCCATCACCCGGCCCGGCACGGCGATGACCTATCAGCCGATGCTCGAGAGCAGCTACTGCATGGACGTGCCAGCATCGCCGTTCTACAACCGCATCGTCGATGCGAAGAAGGTGGGCAGCGCCGCCATCGCCGGTTCCACCGAACCGATGCGGCTGGACCTGCACAACCAGGGTGACGTGCGTTACCGGGAAGGCTTCGTGATGGCGCACAACCCGGACAACCAACCCGGCAAGGGCAGCTGCATCTTCGCCCATCTGTGGCGCCAGCCCGGCGAGGCCACCGCTGGCTGCACTGCGATGCCAGAGGTGCGCATGCAGGCGTTGCTGGACTGGCTGCGCCCGCAGGACACGCCACGCTTCGTCCTGTTGCCAAGGGCCGAATACCAGCGCCTGCAGGCACAGTGGAAGCTGCCCGCGCTTGAAGGAGCCGTACGTTGA
- a CDS encoding dipeptide epimerase, protein MKITAIELGMLRVPLKTPFKTALRTVETVEDVVVLIRTDSGHTGYGEAPATAVITGDTHGSIIEAIRHFIAPRLIGQEVVNLNRLCTLVQTAMERNTSAKAAVEIALYDLWAQLHGAPLYQMLGGGDPVITTDITISVDYIDKMVADSLSAIERGFESLKIKVGKDIGVDIERVKAIHAAVEGRALLRLDANQGWTAKQAVHAMRTLEDAGVVLELLEQPVKAADISGLKYVTDRVNTPVMADESVFSPSQVMDLIQQRAADIINIKLMKTGGLSNAIRIADIAGIYGVPCMIGCMIESSISVAAAVHLAVAKSDVITKVDLDGPSLGQFDPVSGGVRFNESEISISDVPGLGITEVRGLEMLG, encoded by the coding sequence ATGAAGATCACCGCCATCGAACTGGGCATGCTGCGCGTGCCGCTGAAGACCCCTTTCAAGACCGCGCTGCGCACGGTGGAAACCGTGGAGGACGTGGTGGTGCTGATCCGCACCGACAGCGGCCACACCGGCTACGGCGAGGCGCCTGCCACCGCGGTGATCACCGGTGACACCCACGGCTCGATCATCGAAGCGATCCGGCACTTCATTGCCCCGCGCCTGATCGGCCAGGAGGTGGTCAACCTCAACCGCCTGTGCACGCTGGTGCAGACCGCGATGGAGCGCAACACCAGCGCCAAGGCGGCGGTGGAGATCGCCCTGTACGACCTGTGGGCGCAGCTGCATGGCGCGCCGCTGTACCAGATGCTCGGTGGTGGCGACCCGGTGATCACCACCGACATCACCATCAGCGTGGACTACATCGACAAGATGGTGGCCGATTCGCTGTCGGCGATCGAACGCGGCTTCGAGTCGCTGAAGATCAAGGTCGGCAAGGACATCGGCGTGGACATCGAGCGGGTCAAGGCGATCCATGCCGCCGTCGAAGGCCGCGCGCTGCTGCGCCTGGATGCCAACCAGGGCTGGACCGCCAAGCAGGCGGTGCATGCGATGCGCACGCTGGAAGATGCAGGTGTGGTGCTGGAACTGCTGGAGCAGCCGGTCAAGGCCGCCGACATCAGCGGCCTGAAGTACGTGACCGATCGGGTCAACACCCCGGTGATGGCCGACGAGAGCGTGTTCAGCCCGAGCCAGGTGATGGACCTGATCCAGCAGCGTGCCGCCGACATCATCAACATCAAGCTGATGAAAACCGGTGGCCTGTCCAACGCAATCCGCATTGCCGACATCGCCGGCATCTACGGCGTGCCGTGCATGATCGGCTGCATGATCGAATCCAGCATCAGCGTGGCCGCAGCGGTGCACCTGGCGGTAGCCAAGAGCGATGTGATCACCAAGGTCGACCTGGATGGCCCCTCGCTGGGGCAGTTCGATCCGGTCAGCGGCGGGGTGCGCTTCAACGAGTCGGAGATCAGCATCAGCGATGTGCCGGGGTTGGGCATCACCGAAGTGCGGGGGTTGGAGATGCTGGGTTGA
- a CDS encoding APC family permease: MSAADEPQLQRAVSRWQIVGLSINDVVGSGIYLLPAATVALLGPFSLWGVVAAGIVVALLVLCYAQAASYFDEPGGSYLYARQAFGRFAGFEIGWMIWLTRISSAAALSNALADAVARFWPWAGAGMGRIAIIVVSLGFLTGVNIIGVRSAARTGIVLVIGKMLPLLLFVAIGAFYIDPQLAFSGQRPDPHDLQRMGEAALLLLYAYAGFENIPAAAGEYRNPRRDIPFALITMIVTVTVIYAAVQIVAQGTLPGLANSATPLADAASSFGGEALALILTVGATISILGTNSNTMMMGPRFLFALARDGYGPKVLAQVHPRFRTPAAAIFCQGLIALGLALSGSFVQLALLSMTTRLFAYIGTAAAVLVLAKRYADRPGALKLPGGPLIPVLALLLCVALFASASWQNIVAALVAFAVGAVIYKLPRKDAAAD; the protein is encoded by the coding sequence TTGAGCGCCGCCGACGAACCCCAACTGCAGCGCGCGGTCAGCCGCTGGCAGATCGTCGGCCTGTCCATCAACGATGTGGTCGGCAGCGGCATCTACCTGCTGCCGGCGGCCACGGTCGCCCTGCTCGGCCCCTTCAGCCTGTGGGGCGTGGTCGCCGCCGGCATCGTCGTCGCCCTGCTGGTGCTGTGCTACGCGCAGGCGGCCAGCTATTTCGATGAACCCGGTGGCAGCTACCTGTACGCGCGCCAAGCCTTTGGCCGCTTCGCCGGCTTCGAGATCGGCTGGATGATCTGGCTGACCCGCATCAGCTCGGCCGCAGCGCTCAGCAATGCGCTGGCCGACGCTGTGGCGCGGTTCTGGCCGTGGGCAGGCGCAGGCATGGGCCGTATCGCGATCATCGTTGTCTCGCTCGGTTTCCTCACCGGGGTGAACATCATCGGCGTGCGTTCGGCCGCCCGCACCGGCATCGTGCTGGTGATCGGCAAGATGCTGCCGCTGCTGTTGTTCGTGGCCATCGGCGCGTTCTACATCGACCCACAGCTGGCCTTCTCCGGCCAGCGCCCGGACCCGCACGACCTGCAGCGCATGGGCGAGGCGGCGCTGCTGTTGCTGTATGCCTACGCCGGGTTCGAGAACATTCCGGCCGCAGCCGGTGAATACCGCAACCCACGCCGCGACATCCCGTTCGCGCTGATCACCATGATCGTCACCGTCACCGTGATCTACGCGGCGGTGCAGATCGTGGCGCAGGGCACGCTGCCCGGCCTGGCCAACTCGGCCACGCCACTGGCCGATGCGGCCTCCAGCTTCGGCGGCGAGGCGCTGGCGCTGATCCTCACCGTGGGCGCGACCATCTCCATCCTCGGCACCAACAGCAACACGATGATGATGGGCCCGCGGTTCCTGTTCGCCCTGGCCCGCGATGGCTACGGCCCGAAGGTGCTGGCGCAGGTGCACCCGCGCTTCCGTACCCCGGCCGCGGCGATCTTCTGCCAGGGCCTGATCGCCCTCGGCCTGGCGCTGTCCGGGTCGTTCGTGCAGCTGGCACTGCTGTCGATGACCACACGCCTGTTCGCCTACATCGGCACGGCCGCCGCAGTGCTGGTGCTGGCCAAGCGCTATGCCGACCGTCCCGGCGCGCTGAAGCTGCCCGGCGGCCCGTTGATTCCGGTGCTGGCCCTGCTGCTGTGCGTGGCCCTGTTTGCCAGTGCCAGCTGGCAGAACATCGTCGCGGCGCTGGTCGCCTTCGCCGTTGGCGCGGTGATCTACAAGCTGCCGCGCAAGGATGCCGCTGCTGATTGA
- a CDS encoding SH3 domain-containing protein: MILASREPRRHWPHRLTLALALGLLGAPAFTQAATPVPDPGAPLPYVIGLHEAYLTADYWAARLDNADAPILDRAQIEAQNARMRAQDKHIQDIATLPAQLSAAQVRDSITTLSSWPTRALYDDKGRAIAPDVRSAIEANLGLDAVPSQVSPDYALVVKRAALRTFPTRQRVFSTVGDTDIDRFQESALFPGDKVAVVHRSTDGRWLFVHSERYSAWIEADAVASGDKATVLGYGAKGPYRIVTAATAHTAYTPEEPRVSRLQLDMGMRLPVLADWPAAEPVNGQQAHASWVVQLPVREADGRLKLVPALLPRSQDTAADYLPLTPRQLLQQAFKFLGERYGWGHDYDTRDCSGFVSEIYRSFGVLLPRNTSAQAVSPALDRLPFTAKDGKAVRDRAVTDLQVGDLVYIPGHVMMAIGHVDGRTWVIHDTAGGSWFGADGKRVQAHLNGVSVTPLEPMMASDSVRYIDRITNIQRLRAKNP; this comes from the coding sequence ATGATCCTGGCTTCCCGCGAACCGCGTCGGCACTGGCCGCACCGGTTGACCTTGGCACTGGCCCTGGGCCTGCTGGGCGCACCCGCATTCACCCAGGCGGCCACGCCTGTACCCGACCCCGGCGCCCCGCTGCCTTACGTGATCGGCCTGCACGAGGCCTACCTCACCGCGGACTACTGGGCGGCACGGCTGGACAATGCCGACGCACCTATCCTGGACCGCGCGCAGATCGAGGCGCAGAACGCACGGATGCGCGCGCAGGACAAGCACATCCAGGACATCGCCACCCTGCCTGCGCAGCTCAGCGCGGCACAGGTGCGTGACAGCATCACCACGCTGTCGAGCTGGCCCACGCGGGCGCTGTATGACGACAAGGGCCGCGCCATCGCACCGGACGTGCGCAGCGCGATCGAAGCCAACCTCGGTCTCGATGCAGTTCCGTCGCAGGTGTCGCCGGACTACGCCCTGGTGGTGAAGCGCGCCGCGCTGCGCACCTTCCCCACCCGCCAGCGTGTCTTCAGCACCGTCGGCGATACCGACATCGACCGCTTCCAGGAGTCGGCACTGTTCCCCGGCGACAAGGTTGCCGTCGTCCACCGCAGCACCGACGGCCGCTGGCTGTTCGTGCACAGCGAGCGCTACAGCGCATGGATCGAAGCCGACGCGGTGGCCAGCGGTGACAAGGCCACGGTGCTCGGCTACGGCGCGAAGGGCCCGTACCGCATCGTCACCGCCGCCACAGCGCACACCGCCTACACACCCGAAGAACCGCGCGTATCGCGCCTGCAGCTGGACATGGGCATGCGCCTGCCGGTGTTGGCCGACTGGCCCGCCGCTGAGCCGGTGAACGGGCAACAGGCGCACGCCTCTTGGGTGGTGCAGCTGCCGGTGCGCGAGGCCGATGGCCGCCTGAAGCTGGTGCCGGCGCTGCTGCCGCGCTCGCAGGACACCGCCGCCGACTACCTGCCGCTGACTCCGCGCCAGCTGCTGCAGCAAGCGTTCAAGTTCCTCGGCGAGCGCTACGGCTGGGGCCACGACTACGACACCCGCGACTGCAGTGGATTCGTATCGGAGATCTACCGCAGCTTCGGCGTGCTGCTGCCACGCAATACCAGCGCACAGGCGGTCAGTCCCGCGCTGGACCGCTTGCCGTTCACCGCCAAGGACGGCAAGGCCGTGCGCGACCGCGCTGTCACCGATCTGCAGGTGGGTGACCTGGTCTACATCCCCGGCCACGTGATGATGGCCATCGGCCACGTCGATGGCCGCACCTGGGTGATCCACGATACCGCGGGCGGCAGCTGGTTCGGCGCCGACGGCAAGCGTGTGCAGGCCCACCTCAATGGCGTATCGGTCACCCCGCTGGAGCCGATGATGGCCAGCGACAGCGTCCGCTACATCGATCGCATCACCAACATCCAACGCCTGCGTGCCAAGAACCCCTGA
- a CDS encoding transglutaminase-like domain-containing protein, translated as MDPAVRKPSLPAAAGLCAALLLWASAAPAADPRSATDRERETQLIDLVDSGRFSDADALLATAGDAAESAFQRERMRRIKLDFSLDQAAAKAAVRRWIPDLTDEEFARWDQLGLIEHLDIDGTRWYFKRAPSNLFLLSDEARARRRADAPMPAPGPNEVLNAHHARVVAAAEQSGMASVLAQRIEFTQSLTVKADAVPAGETVRAWIPYPREIPGQQERVQWIGSAPGKARVAPASTQQRTAYLEAKAVAGQPTHFEIRYAVTIFARHTAIDATKVQATPNDPALKPYLAEQLPHVRFTPALKLFSAQVLQGETRPYEVVRKLFAAVDRIPWAGAREYSTLSNISDYALRAGHADCGQQTLLLIALLRMNGIPARWQSGMVFSDDGSGYNNLHDWGQAYLAPYGWLPMDVTTGALASDTPALRDFYLGGLDGYRIAFNDDFGQAFVPAKQHYRSETVDSQRGEAEWSGGNLYFDQWSYDFQWRVLPAGQR; from the coding sequence GTGGATCCTGCCGTTCGCAAACCGTCTCTGCCTGCCGCTGCCGGCCTGTGTGCCGCGCTGCTGCTGTGGGCGTCGGCGGCACCGGCCGCGGATCCGCGCAGCGCCACTGATCGCGAACGGGAAACGCAGCTGATCGATCTGGTCGACAGCGGTCGTTTCAGCGATGCCGATGCGTTGCTGGCGACCGCAGGCGATGCTGCCGAAAGCGCGTTCCAACGCGAGCGCATGCGCCGCATCAAACTGGATTTCTCCCTTGACCAAGCCGCAGCCAAAGCAGCGGTACGCCGCTGGATTCCCGACCTGACCGACGAGGAATTCGCGCGCTGGGACCAGCTTGGCCTGATCGAACATCTCGACATCGATGGCACGCGCTGGTACTTCAAGCGCGCACCATCGAACCTGTTCCTGCTCAGCGATGAAGCGCGTGCACGCCGCCGCGCGGATGCGCCGATGCCGGCGCCGGGCCCCAACGAGGTGCTCAACGCGCATCACGCGCGCGTGGTTGCCGCCGCCGAACAGAGCGGCATGGCATCCGTGCTGGCGCAGCGCATCGAATTCACCCAATCGTTGACGGTCAAGGCGGATGCCGTACCGGCCGGCGAAACCGTACGTGCCTGGATTCCGTACCCGCGCGAGATTCCCGGCCAGCAGGAGCGCGTGCAGTGGATCGGCAGTGCACCAGGCAAGGCTCGAGTCGCCCCGGCCAGCACCCAGCAGCGCACCGCCTACCTGGAAGCCAAGGCGGTGGCCGGGCAGCCGACGCACTTTGAAATCCGCTATGCGGTGACGATCTTCGCGCGCCACACGGCAATCGATGCGACGAAGGTGCAGGCCACGCCGAATGATCCAGCATTGAAGCCCTATCTGGCCGAGCAGCTGCCGCACGTGCGCTTCACGCCGGCGCTGAAGCTGTTCTCCGCCCAGGTGCTGCAGGGCGAGACACGCCCGTATGAAGTGGTACGCAAGCTGTTCGCCGCGGTCGACCGCATTCCATGGGCCGGTGCGCGCGAGTACTCGACCCTCAGCAACATCAGCGACTACGCGTTGCGCGCCGGTCATGCCGATTGCGGGCAGCAGACACTGCTGTTGATCGCCCTGCTGCGCATGAACGGCATTCCCGCGCGCTGGCAGTCGGGCATGGTGTTCTCCGACGATGGCAGCGGCTACAACAACCTGCACGACTGGGGCCAGGCCTACCTGGCGCCCTATGGCTGGCTGCCGATGGATGTGACCACCGGCGCGTTGGCCAGCGACACGCCCGCGCTGCGTGACTTCTACCTCGGTGGCCTCGATGGCTACCGCATCGCCTTCAACGACGATTTCGGCCAGGCGTTCGTGCCGGCCAAACAGCACTACCGCTCGGAAACGGTCG
- the yiaA gene encoding inner membrane protein YiaA: protein MNAPLIHRPSPAFIAASWVALLLGAVAYLVGLFNAEMPLNEKGYYLTLLLFGLFAAVSLQKSVRDRVEAIPVSGLYYALCWFALLSALLLLLVGLWNATLVLSEKGFYGMAFALSLFGAVAVQKNTRDLIAANAAEPKRASSIPPLPEQE, encoded by the coding sequence ATGAACGCACCCCTCATCCATCGACCCTCGCCCGCCTTCATCGCCGCCTCGTGGGTGGCCCTGCTGCTGGGCGCGGTGGCCTACCTGGTCGGCCTGTTCAATGCCGAGATGCCGCTGAACGAAAAGGGCTATTACCTGACCCTGCTGCTGTTCGGCCTGTTTGCAGCGGTATCGCTGCAGAAGAGCGTGCGCGACCGCGTCGAGGCCATTCCGGTGAGCGGCCTGTACTACGCGCTGTGCTGGTTCGCACTGCTGTCGGCGCTGTTGCTGCTGCTGGTCGGCCTGTGGAACGCCACCCTGGTGCTGAGCGAAAAGGGCTTCTACGGCATGGCATTCGCGCTGTCGCTGTTTGGCGCGGTGGCGGTGCAGAAGAACACCCGCGACCTGATTGCCGCCAACGCGGCCGAGCCCAAGCGCGCTTCGTCGATCCCGCCGCTGCCGGAACAGGAATGA
- a CDS encoding PQQ-dependent sugar dehydrogenase, whose amino-acid sequence MTRTPLLLALGLLPILATTACNAAGPDASGQKAPATAAASADQRPFTATEVSRFDQPWAMTFLPDGSLLVTEKRGKLQHLDLASGQKHEITGVPKVAYGGQGGFGDVILHPDFARNHVVYVSYAEEGTLDTRGAAVARATLALDANGGGQLKDLKVIWRQTPKVSGEGHYGHRLAFGPDGKLWISSSERQKFDPAQDMSGNLGKIIRLNDDGSLPADNPFASQGGVAAQVWSLGHRNVLGIAFDANGKLWAQEMGPAGGDELNLIVRGANYGYPIVSNGDHYDGRPIPDHDTRPEFAAPKVTWNPVISPAGLMFYSGSLFPQWKGSAFIGGLSSTSLVRVAFDGDSAREAERFNMGERIREVEQGPDGALWLLEDGSKARLLKLTPKA is encoded by the coding sequence ATGACCCGCACGCCCCTGCTGCTCGCCCTCGGCCTGCTGCCGATCCTCGCCACCACCGCCTGCAACGCGGCCGGCCCTGATGCGTCTGGCCAGAAGGCCCCGGCGACCGCCGCGGCCAGCGCAGACCAACGTCCCTTCACCGCCACCGAGGTCAGCCGGTTCGACCAGCCGTGGGCGATGACCTTCCTGCCCGATGGCAGCCTGCTGGTCACCGAAAAGCGCGGCAAGCTGCAGCACCTGGACCTGGCCAGCGGCCAGAAACATGAGATCACCGGTGTGCCGAAGGTCGCCTACGGCGGCCAGGGTGGGTTCGGTGACGTCATCCTGCATCCGGATTTCGCCCGCAACCATGTGGTGTACGTCAGCTACGCCGAGGAAGGCACGCTGGACACGCGCGGCGCTGCCGTGGCCCGTGCCACCCTCGCCCTCGATGCCAACGGTGGCGGCCAGCTGAAGGACCTGAAGGTGATCTGGCGGCAGACGCCGAAGGTCAGTGGCGAAGGTCACTACGGCCACCGCCTGGCCTTCGGCCCGGACGGCAAGCTGTGGATCAGTTCGAGCGAACGGCAGAAGTTCGATCCTGCGCAGGACATGAGCGGCAATCTGGGCAAGATCATCCGCCTCAACGACGACGGCAGCCTGCCGGCCGACAATCCGTTCGCCTCGCAGGGCGGTGTGGCCGCGCAGGTGTGGTCGCTCGGCCACCGCAACGTGCTGGGCATCGCCTTCGATGCCAACGGCAAGCTGTGGGCGCAGGAGATGGGCCCGGCCGGCGGCGATGAGCTGAACCTGATCGTGCGCGGTGCCAACTACGGCTATCCGATCGTGTCCAACGGCGACCACTACGACGGCCGTCCGATTCCCGACCATGACACCCGCCCGGAGTTCGCCGCACCGAAGGTGACCTGGAACCCGGTCATTTCCCCGGCCGGCCTGATGTTCTACAGCGGCAGCCTGTTCCCGCAGTGGAAGGGCAGCGCCTTCATCGGCGGGCTGTCGTCCACCTCGCTGGTGCGGGTTGCCTTCGACGGCGACAGCGCGCGCGAGGCCGAACGCTTCAACATGGGCGAGCGCATCCGCGAAGTGGAACAGGGCCCGGACGGCGCGCTGTGGCTGCTGGAAGACGGCAGCAAGGCACGGCTGCTGAAGCTCACGCCGAAGGCCTGA
- a CDS encoding MurR/RpiR family transcriptional regulator encodes MPPLLKIRTERGQMSAIERRIADFILDNAHLLRDYSSQQLASALGISQSSVVKFSQKLGFKGYPDLKYSIGEDVARAGADPQQAPAEPDISDDYLRLGDALRRSKAQAEEETRQANPREEIERIVQLLDGAPKLFVHGLGDDGLYAREFAMRLSLLGLLVVPHTDPILMLANLSAARPGDVLLMFSEFGKLPQLSQLSRQFQDMGGKVVSITRHTANPLRAHADAALVVCAHDRAPQVAQLLYRSAMHALLDFLFVLLCHANPDRQQQLAVNLERIDHLLDS; translated from the coding sequence ATGCCGCCCCTGCTGAAAATCCGCACCGAGCGCGGGCAGATGTCGGCCATCGAACGCCGCATCGCCGACTTCATCCTCGACAACGCGCACCTGCTGCGCGACTACTCCTCGCAGCAGCTGGCCAGCGCGCTGGGCATCAGCCAGTCCAGCGTGGTCAAGTTCAGCCAGAAGCTCGGCTTCAAGGGCTACCCTGACCTGAAATATTCCATCGGCGAGGACGTCGCCCGCGCCGGTGCCGACCCACAGCAGGCGCCCGCCGAACCAGACATCAGCGATGACTACCTGCGCCTGGGCGACGCCCTGCGCCGCAGCAAGGCCCAGGCCGAGGAAGAAACCCGCCAGGCCAACCCACGCGAGGAGATCGAGCGCATCGTTCAGCTGCTCGACGGCGCGCCCAAGCTGTTTGTGCATGGCCTCGGTGACGATGGCCTGTACGCGCGCGAATTCGCCATGCGGCTGTCGCTGCTCGGCCTGCTGGTGGTGCCGCATACCGATCCGATCCTGATGCTGGCCAACCTGTCCGCCGCGCGCCCGGGCGATGTGCTGCTGATGTTCTCCGAGTTCGGCAAGTTGCCACAGCTTTCGCAGCTGTCGCGCCAGTTCCAGGACATGGGCGGCAAAGTGGTGTCGATCACCCGCCACACCGCCAACCCGCTGCGTGCGCATGCCGATGCAGCACTGGTGGTGTGCGCACACGACCGCGCGCCGCAGGTGGCGCAGCTGCTGTACCGTAGCGCCATGCATGCCCTGCTCGATTTCCTGTTCGTGCTGCTCTGCCACGCCAATCCGGATCGCCAGCAGCAGCTGGCGGTGAACCTGGAACGGATCGACCACCTGCTGGATTCCTGA